The Lebetimonas natsushimae genomic sequence TTTTAAAGGCAGTTGATAAATTTGAAAAAAATATAGATAAATTTGAGCCTGAAAAAATTAGAGAAAACGCTTTAAGATTTTCAAGGGATAGATTTGAAAAAGAGATAAAAGACTTTGTAGAAGAAAAATATAAAATATTTAAAAATCATAAATGAGGTGTAAAGTATGAAAGCAGTCATTTTAGCAGGGGGGAGTGGAACAAGATTATTTCCATTATCAAGAAAAAAATTTCCTAAACAGTTTTTAAATTTAGGAGATAGTGAAAGTTTGTTTCAAAAAACAGTAAAAAGAAATTTAAAAGCTTTAAAAGATATAAATGATGTAATAATAATTACAAACAATGATTATCAGTTTCATGTAAAAAATCAATTAAAAGATATTTTTAATAATAAATTAAATTTGATTTTAGAACCTGTAGGGAGAAATACAGCACCGGCAATTGCATTGGCTATAAAATACGCATTTGAAAAATTAGGGGTGGGTGAAAACGAAATTTTGTTTGTTTCACCGTCTGATCATTTAATTTCTCCTGATGATAAATTTGCAGAATATATTAAAGAAGCTGAAAAACTTGCTAAAAAAGGATATATTGTTACATTTGGAGTAAATCCTACTAAACCTGAGACTGGATATGGATATATTGAAGCGGGAGATTTAGCTGAAAATGCTTATAAAGTTAAACAGTTTCATGAAAAGCCGAATTTAAAAACAGCTCAAAAATATTTAATGGCGGGTAACTATTATTGGAACAGTGGGATGTTTGCTTTTAGTATAGAAACAATTTTAGAAGAATTTAAAAAATTTGTTCCTGAAATTTATGAAAAAATTGAAAATTCTTCATTTGAAGAGGTAATTAAAGATTTTGAAAATATGCCTGATATTTCAATAGATTATGCCGTAATGGAAAAAACTGATAAAGCTGTTGTTTTACCTCTTAATATTATATGGTCTGATGTTGGTTCTTGGGACAGTGTTTATGATGTTTTAGATAAAGATGAAAATCAGAATGTAAAAATAGGTAATATTATTGATATTGATACGAAAAATTCCCTTATTATGGGTGAAGACAGGCTTATTGCCACAATCGGGGTAGATAGTTTAATGGTTATAGAAACGTCTGATGCTATTGTAGTAGCTAAAAAAGGACAAGGGCAACAAATAAAAAATTTGGTATCTTTATTAAAAAATAATTCACAGACAAAAGAGTTGACTGAATTTCATAAAACGGTTTACAGACCGTGGGGAAGTTATACAGAACTTGAAAAAGGAGAAAGATATAGAATAAAAAAAATAGTGGTAAATCCGGGAGAACAGCTTAGTTTGCAGTTGCATTATCACAGAAGTGAACATTGGATAGTTGTAAAAGGAACGGCAAAAGTTGTGTTAGGTGATGAAAAAGGAAATTTAAAAGAATTTTTTATACATGAAAATGAAAGCACATATGTACCTAAATCTACAAAACACAGACTAATTAATCCGGGTAAAATTCCACTTGAACTTATAGAAGTTCAGGTAGGAGAATATGTTGAAGAAGATGATATTATAAGATTTAACGATAAATACAAAAGAGTTTAATTTAACTCTTTTTCATATTTTTTTCTTAAAATATTATAAATCCATAAATAAATAAGACTTGCTATTATAAATATTGAAATTAAGGCAAACGGATTGTATCTGAAATAAAAGACAATAATATTTAAAATAATATGTGGGATTAATATATAAAGTGCCGCTATGGAATTTTTGATTGCATTATCTTTTATATTTGGATATTTTTGTTTTATATATTTAAACATAAAATAATGCAAATCTTCACTGTCTGATTCACTAAAAGGTATTCCGTATAATTTTTTTCTTTTTATTCTTCTTGGAAATTTTTGTAAAGTATTTATAATAGGAATTGTAAATGCTGCTAAAGGATACCATACTGTTAATTTTGGGTCATGATTTGTCATAGCAATTGATAAAAACCCTACAATAAATCCTATAAGATGGGCTCCCATATCTCCTAAAAAAATTTTTCCATATGGAAAATTAAAAATCAAAAATCCTAAAATAGCACCGTTTAAAATAAGTACTACTTTTAAATATTCATACATCCCTGTAATATAAAAATGATAACCAAAAAATGATAATGTAATAAATATTACTCCCGTAGCATAACCGTTTAGTCCATCAATAAAATTTATAGCACTTGCAAATCCTACAATTCCTATTATTGCAATAATATAACCTATTGCGGCTTCAAAAGGATTGTTTTTATTTAAGATTATAAATCCTCCGTTAAATACACCTTCTTTTGTCATATAAACTAAAACTAATGCTGAAAGGAATATAAAGGCTATTTTTTTTGAATAAGGTAGATCTAAATGAAATCTGTCTTCTAAAAAACCAAAGGTAAATATTGCTGTTCCCGCTATGAGTATATTTGTTAGTAGAGGAGAAAAAAATACTGAAGTAATGGTTATACTTGCAATAATTCCTAAACCTCCGAGTCTTGACACTTTATGGGTATGCATAGCATGACTTTTTTCATCAGCAGTCTTGTCTAATCCATAATTTTTTTTGTAAATTAGATAAACAAAAATTGCAGATAATATAAATGAGATTAAAAATTCTAACATTTAAAACCTTTTATTGAAAAAATATAATTGGTTGAATATAATTAAATTCGAGTGAATTATATCAAAATAAAAAAAGTGTTTTTTTTATTTCAATTGACACATCAATTTTACTTTGTTACAATCTCCATAAAAATTTTGGAGATTTTTATATGAAAAAGAAAATTGCTTTGATTGTTTTTGCTGTTTTGATAGGAATTTCTTTATTTGTATTAGTTAAATATATAATTTTTTCAAAAAATTACGCTACTTCAAATGCCGTATTTGTAAAAACGGATTCTTTAACAAATCTATCTTTTAAAATTCCCGGGAAAATAGAAAAAATTTATGTAAATGAGGGTGAGAGTGTAAAAAAAGGTGAATTGCTTGCAAAACTTAATACAAAAGATTTGGAAATTCAAAGAAAAGAACTGATTAATCAAATAGAGGCTTTGAATAAAAAAATTGAGGCAAGTGTAATTCAAAAAGATAAATTGAGCAAAGATATAGATGAAAATATAGATTTGATAAATGTGCAGATTAAAAAACTTTCTAAGCTAATCGAAGCAAAAAAATATGCAATTAAAGCCAAAGAAAATAAGCTTCAGAAACTTCAAAACGATTATAAAAGATTCAGCAGACTTTATAAAAATAAAAAAATTTCTATTGAAAAGTTTGAAAATGTAAAAACTGCTTTTCTTGCCTTACAAAATGAAATAAATGCGGATAAAAAAATACTAGAAAGTATGTATGAAGATAAAAATGCTTTGTTTATAAAATTAAAACTTGCGGAAAATAATAAAAAAGAAATAAGTAGACTTGCTAAACTTATTCAATCAATGAAATCGCAGTTAGAAGCTTTAAATGATAAATTAGCTTTAATTAATCAGCATATAAAAGACAGTTTCATTTATGCTCCTTTTAACGGCAAAATAGCTAAAAAATTTACAAATGCTAATGAGGTTGTGAATGCTGGAACTAAGATTTTGAGTATTGTAAATCCGAAGGATTTGTATGTTTTGGTTTTGCTTGAAGAGACTAAATTGAAAGGTATAAAAACAGGAAATTATGTAAAAATTCATATCGATACGACCGATAAGGATTATGAGGGGTATGTAAATAAAATTTTGCCTGCAAGTGCTGCGACTTTTGCGCTTGTTCCAAGGGATATAAGCAGCGGGGAATTTACTAAACTCTCTCAAAGATTTTATATAAGGATTAAGTTTAAAAAAATTCCTGATGATGTGCTGGTTGGGATGAGCGGAGAAGTTGAAATTGCGAGAAATTGATAAATTTACTAATTGTATTTAGTAAATTTATGATATTATTCTAATTATAATTAGAAAATAAGGAAAAAAATATTGAAACAAGCAATTATATCTCACAATAAACACTGGAAACAAAAATATGAAAATCTTTTTTATAGAGATGTAGTGGAAAAATTAGTAAAAAAAATTAATTTAAAGCATATACAGGTTTTGACAGGAATAAGAAGAAGCGGTAAAAGCAGTATATTTAAAATTTTGATAAATTATTTAATTGACAATAATATTAATCCTTTAACTATTTTATATATTAATTTAGATGATCCGTTTTTTAGTGAAATTTGGCAGGATTCTAAAAAATTATATGATTTAATAACTAGCAGTGAAAGTATTACAGGTAAAAAAATAAAATATCTTTTTTTAGATGAAATTCAAAATGTAAATAACTGGGAAAAATTTATCAAAGTAAGTTATGATAATGAAACTTTTAAAAAAATCTTCATTACAGGAAGTAATGCAAAACTGTTAGAAGGTGAATTTGCCAGTTTAATCAGCGGAAGATATTTAAAAGAAATTATTTATCCTTTAAGTTTTAAAGAAGTTTTGAGATTAAATAATATCAATTCATATTTAGATTTGTTGGATAACAAAGCCAAAGTTTTGTCAATTATAGAAGAAATGATGGAATATGGAAGTTTTTTTGAAGTTTTAAAAGAAAAAGAGTTTAAAAGAGATATTCTTTTAAATTATTTAGAAAGCATAATTTATAAAGACTGTATTATGAATAATAATATAAGAGATGCAAAATTTTTTAAGAATTTTGTCCAATTAGTATTGTCTAATATATCAAATTTGTATTCATATAATTCTCTTGCCAAAGCTCTTAATTCAAACGAAAATACTGTTAAAGCCTATTTATCTTACTTACAGGAAGCTTTTTTAATTTATGAAATAAACAACTTTAGTTTTTCTTTAAAAAATCAGATTAAATCTAAAAAGAAAAGTTATACGATTGATAACGGGTTAGCAGCCCAGACTTCTTTTAGATTTAGCAGTGATAAGGGAAAGTTGTTTGAAAATCTGGTGTTTAGCGAACTTAAAAAAAGAAATTATGAAATATATTTTTACAATGAAAAATATGAATGTGATTTTTTAGTAAAAGATGACAAATTAAAAGCAATTCAGGTGGCATATGAATTAAATGATTTTAATTTTGAAAGAGAAATTAGGAGTTTAATTAATTTACCGTTTGAGGCTGAAAAATATTTAATTACTTTTAACCAGGAAAAAATATATGAAGATATTAAAATTGTTCCTTTTTATGAGTTTTTTAAATGATTTTAATTTTGATGAGAGCAGTTAAAAATGCAAACTAAACTTTTCACTTTTAACTTTGCACTTTACATTATTTTAATCATTACCGGCGCTTTTATGGCTGTTTTGGATACGACGGTGGTTGATATTATTGTTCCAAGGCTTAAGGGACCGCTTTCAACGGATATGTATGGGGTGCAGTGGGTAATTACTGCATATATGACTGCGGCGGCTGCCGGGCTTTTGGTGGTTGAGTGGCTTATAAAAAGATATGGAAACAAATGGGTTTATATTGTGGGGGTGGGGCTTTTCAGTTTGGCTTCTTTTCTTTGCGGAATTTCAAATTCTCTTGGCTTTATTATAAGTGCGAGGGTAGTTCAGGGATTTGCCGAGGCTTTGATAATGGTTACAGCCCATATGATGATTTTTTCTCTGTTTCCTCCAGATAAAAAAGGTATTGCCATGGGGATTTTTGCCCTCGGGGTTGCCTTTGCCCCGGCAATAGGACCTACGCTCGGGGGGTATCTGAGTGAGTGGTTTGGCTGGAGGAGTGTATTTTTTGTAAATGTACCGATAGGAATAATCATAGTGATTTTTGGAAGTCTGCTTTTGCCAGATATCGGTAAAAGAGAAAAGTATCCTTTAAATGTAATATCTTTTATTTTTCTCTCTATCTCAACTGTTGCTCTTTTGATACTGCTCAGTAAAGGTCAGCAGTATGGATGGTTTAATTCTTCTTTTATAGTTTATCTTGGGTTTATTACCTGGTTTGGATTTTTATTTTTTGTAATGAGTGAATATTTTTCTAAAGTGAGATTATTTGAATATTCTTTATTTAAACATCCTTTTTATACTTTGGGTATTTTGATTTATTTTATTTTGCTAGGGTTTTCAATGTATCAGTATTTTTATCTGATACCTGTTTTTTATGAACACATAAAAGGGCTTAGTTCCATTCAATCGGGTCTTGGAGTGCTTGGATTTGGTATATGGATAGGAATTGTTAGTATTATTGCCGGAAATGTCAGTGATAAAATAGGACCTGTGCCTGTTCTTGTTGCGGCCGGAGTGATTTATCTGATAACTTCATTTTATTTTTTCCCTCCGATTAATTATTATATGAGCTTTATTGAAGCGGTTTTTAGAACTATGCCTTTTGGAATTGCAATGGGTATGTTTTTTGCCCCTGTAACAGTTCTTGTAATGAATGCTGCAAAAGACAAAGGCGAGCAAGCTATTGTGGTAATGGATTATGTGAGGTTTGTAGGAGGAAGTTTCGGGACAGCAATTGCCACTAATTCAATGTTTTTTTATAAAGATAAAGAATATGAGGGGATTGTAAGTTTGCAAAATTATTCATTAGTCAGTGATTTACTTGAAAAATTAAAATTTGTTTTTGGTGAAGCTGGTGAGGTGATATTAAGAAATCTGCAGGAATTTATGGCTATGAATTACGGGTTTAAATATGTTTGGTTAAATGCCGCTTTTTGGGGATTAGTGGGCAGTTTGTTTGTATTTTTACTGCCGGTGGCCAAAAAATGGGTAACGGAAAACGGAGAGTGTAAAATGAAAAGTGAAAAACGAAAAATTTAATTGACACATCAAAAATGCTTTGTTAAAATATTTTAGATTAAAAAGGATGAAAATGAAAAAGTTTGTTTTAATATTCCCTCTGTTGCTTAGTGCCGAGAATTTTAACGATATAGCAAAATCTATAACAAATTCTTTAAATTATAAACTTGCACAAAAAGATGTTGAAATTTATGAAAAAAAATTAAAAGCTGCCCGGGCTAAAAATTACGGAACCTTTGATTTCAGTTATACTTATGTGAGGCTGCATGATAATCCTATCATGAAAATGAATATGCCGGCGGCAATAGGTGCGCAAAATGCCGGAAGTGCTCCTGTTTACCCGTTAATTTATAAAGATATGAGTGCTGAATTTCAGGCAGGAGAAAAAAATAATTTCAGCGGGGTTTTAAAATATTCTTATCCTCTTTTTACCGGTTTTGCAATAACAAATTTAATCAAAAAGAGTAAAATTGAACTAATGCAAAAAAAACTTATGCTAAAAAATGTTAAAAGAGTTTTGCTTTTAAATTCTGCAAACCTTTATGCAAATATTTATGCTTTAAATGCTAAAATTGATGCATTAAATAAAGCAAAAAAGGCTGTTATACAGGCAAAGGAAAAGGCTGAGGCTTTTTACAATGAAGGTCTTTTAAATAAATCCGAAGTCGATGAAATAGATGCAAAATATTATGAAATTGAAGCTCAGATTCAAAACACCGTCTCTCAAAAAAAAGCTCTTTTAAACAGTTTATCAACCCTGCTTAATAAAAAAATAGAAAAAATTGACGGAATTGATATTCCTAATCTTAAAAAAGAAAGCATTGAAAACAGACCTGATATTTTGGCAATAAAAGAAAATTTAAATTTAAGCGATACTTTTATAAAAATGGCAAAATCAAAAAATTATCCCGAGATCGGTATTGAAGTGGCATTAAAAAAAGAAGCTAACAATATCTCTCTTAGCAGAAACAATTATCAAAATAGAGATAAATCATATGCAGCTTTGGCTATGCAGTATAATATATTTGACGGGGGAGAAAAAGAGGCAAATATTGAAGAGGCGAAACTTTTTAAGATGAAAAGTATGATTTATTATCAAAATTATTTAAACTCTGCTTTAACAGATTATAAAAATGATTTGTTAACCCTTAAAGCGTTGAAAGAGATGTATAAATCGGCAAAATCTGAAGTTAGAGCAAGGCTTAGTTATTATGAATATATTGATGCCAAATTTAACGAAGGGCTTGCAGATTCGGCCGATTTGACAGATGCTATTGCTAAACTGGCAGAGGCTAGGGCTAAAAAAGAGGCTGTGAAATCACAGATTTTCTTTTATACAATAAAGACTAATCTGGACGGGGGAAACAGTTTTTAATGGATAATGAAAAGGATAAGCAATGAAAAAGAATATACTCGGAATTATTTTGATAGTTTTGGTGGCAATTGGTGGGGTTTTAATATATAAAGCGTTAAATTCAAAAAAAGTTCCTCCGGAACTTGTGGCGGGGGTTGGCAATTTTGACGGGGATTTGATAAATATTAATACAAAATATCCCGGAAGGGTTGTAAAAATCAATGTTGATGACGGGAGCGATATAAAAAAAGGTGAAATTATTGCTGTTTTGGACAGTGATGAATACAGGGATAAATTAAAAGCAGTTGAATCTCAAATAAAAGCAAAAGAGAATGAATTAAATTTTACAACAGCTAAAATTAATAATTCAATAAAAGAGGCAGAGCTTGCCTGTAAAGCCAAAAAAAATGAATTAAAAGCGTTAGAGAAAAATATTGAATCCCTAAAAGCTGTAATAGCCCAGGATAAAAAAGATGAGAAAAGAATTGCCGAACTTGTTAAAAGAAAAGTAAATAAAATTCACGATTTAGAACTTGCGAAACTAAAAACTGTAACAGATACCAAAAAGTTAGATGCTTTAAAAGCTAAAAAAGAGGCTTTAATTAAAGCAGTTAATATCGCCAGGAAAAATTTAGATACGGCAATTGCCGCAAAAGAGAATATAAAAGCTCTTAAAAATGCCGTTTTAGCGTTAAAGTCACAAAGAGATGAAATTCAAGTAATAATTGACAAACTTACTATAAAATCCCCAGTAAACGGATACATTGTAGATAAAGTGGCAAACATCGGGGAAGTTTTGGGTGCAGGTATGAGTGTTGTCACTGCGATAGATCCCGAAAATTTATATTTAAAAATGTATGTGGATGAAATTAATAATGGAAAAATAAAAATAGGTGACAGGGCGGTTATATTTTTAGATGCATATCCAAATAAGCCGATACCGGCACGTGTTATAAAAATTGCCCAAAAAGCGGAATTTACTCCAAAAGAGGTTGAAGTTAGGGAAGACAGGATTGAAAGAGTTTATGAGGTTGATATAAAACCGGTTACCCCGAATCCATTGATTAAATTCGGACTTCCCGGAATCGGGGTTATTAGTATAGGGGGTAAATTACCGGACAGTTTGGATGAATTGCCAAAACTTTAAATTAAAAGTTAAAAATGAAAAGTGAAAAGTTAATATTTGAAACAAAAAATGTAACCGTTAAATATAAAAACAAAATTGCCATTAAAGATGCCTCAATTAAGGGGTATGAAAAAGAGATTATAGGATTTATCGGGGCTGACGGGGCCGGGAAAAGCTCTTTTATGTATGCCATAAGCGGGGTTAAGGATTTTGAGGGGGAAATTAGTTATTATGGTTTTATTTACAAAAATATAAAAGAAGCAGAAAAATTAAAAAAAGACACAGGGTTTATGCCACAGGGCCTCGGGCTAGTACTATATAAAAATTTAAGCGTAAAAGAACATCTAGATTTTTTCAGTGACATAAGAAATTTAAAAAGAGATGATGAATACTGGGAATATAGGGAGAGACTTCTTAAAATGGCTGGGCTTTATGAATTTCAGGAGAGACTTGCTAAAAATTTAAGCGGGGGTATGAAACAAAAGCTCTCCCTTATCTGTACACTTATACATAAACCAAAACTTCTTATACTTGATGAGCCGACTACCGGGGTTGACCCTTTAAGCAGACGGGAGCTTTGGAAAATTCTGGATGAAACAAGAAGCGGTCTTACGATTGTAAGCACCGCATATATGCAGGAAGCCGCTTTGATGGACAGGGTATATCTCTTTGATGAGGGAAAAATTATTGCGGGAGGTAAGCCAAAAGAACTTATGGATTCAATTAAAAATTATGTTTATGAAGAAACAAAATGTGATGAATGTATTACATTTAATAAAACCACTTATTCACTGAAACCTTTAAAAGCACATCATAAAGAGCCGACATTAGAGGGGCTTTTTTTTGTAAATGCACTGAAAGACAATAAAATTCCTCCAAAAATGATTATTAAAGAAAGCAAAAAATCTCTTCCGGCCATTGTTCTTCAGGCAAAAGCCCTTACAAAAAGATTTGGAGATTTCACAGCCGATGACCATGTAAATTTGGAACTAAAAAAAGGGGAAATCTTAGGACTTCTTGGGGCAAACGGGGCTGGAAAAACAACATTAATTAAAATGCTTCTGGGACTTTATCCTATTGATGAGGGTGAGCTTATACTGCTTGGCAGAAAAATCAAATCGTATGAGGACAGAATTGAGCTAAAAAGTAAAATAGGCTATATGTCGCAACTGTTTGCGCTTTATAAAGATATGACGATAAGGGAAAATTTAATTTATTTTGCAAATATGCATAAAATACCTTTAGTTAAAGCCCATAATTTAATAAAAGAATATGCCAAATCCCTTGGATTTTATGAGTATTTAGACGAATTTCCAAAAGATGTACCGCTTGGAATAAATCAGAGGTTTTCTCTTACAGCCGCCATTATGCACGAACCGGTTGTGTTGTTTTTGGATGAGCCAACAAGCGGGGTTGATACAATAGCAAGGGCTCAGTTTTGGGATATTTTGCATCAGTTAAAAGAGAAATGGGGAATTTCAATTATAGTTACCACGCACTATATGAGTGAGGCTGAATACTGTGACAGGGTTGTTGTGTTAAAAAGAGGTAAAAAGATAGTGGATGATAGTGTTGAAAATCTACATAAAAAATTTCCTGAAGCAAGAAGTTTTGAAGAGATATTTATTAAATTTTATGAGGAAAGCAATTGAAAGTGAAAAGTGTAAAATGAAAAGTGAAAAATTTAGGGGATATGAATGAATATAGGTGTAATAAAAGCATATATACTAAATGAGTTTAAGTATTTAATAAGAAGCAAAATGATTTATTTGGTTTATATTGTACCTTTTATGATTCTTATTTTATTCGGATATGGAATTAAAATGAATGTGAAGCATGCAAGATGTGTTGTAATCGATTATGATAAAAGTAAAATTTCCCTAGCTTTAATTTCAAAAATGAGGGATTCACAGTATTTTAAATTACTCTCTCCCATGAGTGAAAAAGATGCGCTTAATAAAATGAAAATCGGAAAAGTTGATATGATTTTTATTATTCCACCCTCTTTTGAAAAATGGATTTTGAAAAATCAAAAAACAGCCATCGGAATTTTTATAGACGGGGCTTATCCTATGAGAGCGCTTACAATGCAGAGTTATGCCGAGGGTCTTATTTTAGATACTGCTAAAAGTTTAAAACCCAATTTTAAAAGTCTGATTAGCATAAATCAAAGAATGCTTTTTAATGAGTCCCTCAGGGATGAAAATGCAATAGTGCCGGGTCTTATAGGACTTATCCTTTTAGTGGCACCCGCACTTTTAGCTGCCCTTTTAATTGTAAAAGAAAAAGAAGAAGGGACTATTTTTAATTTTTACTCTTCACCTGTTAAAAAAATAGAATTTTTAATTGCAAAACTGACCCCTGTATTTATCTTACATTCATTTAATATTTTTATACTTTTCCTGGCAGCTATATATCTTTTTAAAGTTCCTTTCAAAGGGAGTTTTTTAATTTATTTAACAGCAAGTGAAATTTATATTTTAATATCTTTGGGGATTGGTTTGCTTGTCAGTATAATTACGTCAAGGCAAATTGTTGCGATAGTTTTAACGGTTATTATTACAATAATACCGGGATTTTTATATTCAGGTATGCTTATGCCAATTTCCTCAATGGAAGGTGAATCATACATTGAAGCCCATATCTTTCCTGTAATGTATTATAATCATTTAGTATATGATTCTTTTTTAATAGGTGAGGGTTTAAATTCTTCTAAAAATATACTCTATTTTGGGATTTTAATTGTTTATGCGATTTTACTTTTAGTAATCGGTAAACTGCTTTTGAAAAAAGGTTTGAAATGAAAGCGTTTATGTCCATTTTTAGTAAAGAAATTTTAAGTTTTTTAAGAAGTCTAGGCCTTGTGGCAGTTGTTTTATATTCTTTTACATTTGATATTTATATTGCGGGAAACGGAATTCAGGTTAAGCCCAGAAATGTAACTATAGGATATGTGGATTATTCAGGGGGAGTTGTTTCAAAAAAAATTTTAATCCATTTTCATAAACCCGAATTTAAAACTCCGATTCCTTTTAAATCGCAAAAAGAATTAAGCGATGCAATATTCAATAAAGAAATAATGGTTGGGATTGTATTCGACGGTGATTTTGAAAAAAATATTTATAAAAAAAGACCTGCTAAAATAAATGTTTTAATGGATTCAACCGCCGCTGCTCAGGCTTATGTGACGCTTAGTTATCTTCAAAATATTATTTTAAATATGGGTAATATCAAAT encodes the following:
- a CDS encoding ATP-binding cassette domain-containing protein, which codes for MKSEKLIFETKNVTVKYKNKIAIKDASIKGYEKEIIGFIGADGAGKSSFMYAISGVKDFEGEISYYGFIYKNIKEAEKLKKDTGFMPQGLGLVLYKNLSVKEHLDFFSDIRNLKRDDEYWEYRERLLKMAGLYEFQERLAKNLSGGMKQKLSLICTLIHKPKLLILDEPTTGVDPLSRRELWKILDETRSGLTIVSTAYMQEAALMDRVYLFDEGKIIAGGKPKELMDSIKNYVYEETKCDECITFNKTTYSLKPLKAHHKEPTLEGLFFVNALKDNKIPPKMIIKESKKSLPAIVLQAKALTKRFGDFTADDHVNLELKKGEILGLLGANGAGKTTLIKMLLGLYPIDEGELILLGRKIKSYEDRIELKSKIGYMSQLFALYKDMTIRENLIYFANMHKIPLVKAHNLIKEYAKSLGFYEYLDEFPKDVPLGINQRFSLTAAIMHEPVVLFLDEPTSGVDTIARAQFWDILHQLKEKWGISIIVTTHYMSEAEYCDRVVVLKRGKKIVDDSVENLHKKFPEARSFEEIFIKFYEESN
- a CDS encoding ABC transporter permease, which codes for MNIGVIKAYILNEFKYLIRSKMIYLVYIVPFMILILFGYGIKMNVKHARCVVIDYDKSKISLALISKMRDSQYFKLLSPMSEKDALNKMKIGKVDMIFIIPPSFEKWILKNQKTAIGIFIDGAYPMRALTMQSYAEGLILDTAKSLKPNFKSLISINQRMLFNESLRDENAIVPGLIGLILLVAPALLAALLIVKEKEEGTIFNFYSSPVKKIEFLIAKLTPVFILHSFNIFILFLAAIYLFKVPFKGSFLIYLTASEIYILISLGIGLLVSIITSRQIVAIVLTVIITIIPGFLYSGMLMPISSMEGESYIEAHIFPVMYYNHLVYDSFLIGEGLNSSKNILYFGILIVYAILLLVIGKLLLKKGLK